From a single Miscanthus floridulus cultivar M001 chromosome 8, ASM1932011v1, whole genome shotgun sequence genomic region:
- the LOC136473248 gene encoding receptor-like protein kinase, with protein MLLVLLKTRAAPAGAGPHFPRILSPAAAGAPSCRLRDTMKLVFWHWFFLFFVLVSTSQGMSSDGLALLALSKSLILPSSIRSNWSASANPCTWNGVGCNGRNRVISLDLSSSEVSGFIGPEIGHLKYLQVLILSTNNISGLIPLELGNCSMLEQLDLSQNLLSGSIPASMGNLKKLSALSLYYNSFNGTIPEELFKNQLLEEVYLNDNQLSGSIPFSVGEMTSLKSLWLQDNMLSGFLPSSIGNCTKLEELYLLNNQLSGSLPETLSEIKGLRVFDATSNSFTGEIPFSFEKNCKLEVFILSFNYIKGEIPSWLGNCRSLQQLGFVNNSLSGKIPTSLGLLSNLTYLLLSQNSLSGPIPPEIGNCRLLQWLELDANQLEGTVPEELANLRNLSKLFLFENHLMGDFPENIWSIQTLESVLIYSNRFTGKLPSVLAELKHLQNITLFDNFFTGVIPQELGVNSPLVQIDFTNNSFVGGIPPNICSGKALRILDLGFNHLNGSIPFNVVDCPSLERVIVKNNNLDGSIPQFKNCANLSYMDLSHNSLSGNIPQSFSTCVNITEINWTENKLSGAIPPEIGNLVNLKRLDLSHNILHGSIPVQISSCSKLYSLDLSFNSLNGSALSTVSNLKFLTQLRLQENRFSGGLPESLSQLEMLIELQLGGNILGGSVPSSLGQLVKLGTALNLSSNGLVGDIPPQLGNLVDLQNLDLSFNNLSGGLVTLRSLGFLHALNVSYNQFSGPVPDNLLKFLSSTPNSFNGNPGLCISCSTSDSSCMGANVLKPCGGSKKRVVHGRLKIVLIVLGSLFVGAVLVLILCCILLKSRDRKKHTEEAVSNMFEGSSSKLNEIIEATENFDDKYIIGTGGHGTVYKATLRSGDVYAIKKLVISAHKGSYKSMVRELKTLGKIKHRNLIKLKEFWFRRDNGFILYDFMEKGSLHDVLHVLQPAPTLDWCVRYDIALSTAHGLAYLHDDCRPAIIHRDIKPCNILLDKDMVPHISDFGIAKLMDQPSTASQTTGIVGTIGYMAPELAFSTKSSTESDVYSYGVVLLELLTRRTAVDPSFPDSTDIVGWVSSALNGTDKIEAVCDPALMEEVFGTVEMEEVRKVLSVALRCAARESSQRPSMAAVVKELTGVRLATGGGGGRSLSESKHGKPGSQSHSSAYWQ; from the exons ATGCTTCTAGTGCTACTGAAAACTAGAGCAGCGCCTGCCGGTGCCGGCCCCCATTTCCCCAGGATCCTCTCGCCCGCGGCCGCGGGCGCACCGAGCTGCCGTCTCCG GGACACGATGAAGCTGGTTTTCTGGCATTGGTTTTTTCTATTCTTCGTGTTAGTTTCAACATCACAGGGTATGAGTTCAGATGGCCTAGCTCTTCTTGCTCTGTCCAAAAGCCTCATACTACCAAGTTCCATAAGATCCAACTGGAGCGCTTCTGCAAATCCTTGTACATGGAACGGTGTTGGTTGCAATGGAAGGAACAGAGTCATTTCTCTCGACCTATCATCATCAGAGGTTTCAGGTTTTATAGGACCTGAAATAGGGCATCTGAAATATCTGCAAGTTCTCATTTTGTCTACTAACAACATATCTGGTTTGATCCCTCTAGAATTGGGCAACTGCAGTATGCTAGAACAATTGGATCTGTCCCAAAACTTGCTTTCTGGCAGTATACCAGCATCAATGGGCAACCTCAAGAAATTGTCAGCACTGTCACTGTACTACAACTCTTTCAATGGAACAATACCAGAGGAGTTGTTCAAGAACCAGTTGCTGGAGGAAGTGTACCTAAATGACAATCAGCTCAGTGGTTCGATACCCTTCTCGGTTGGTGAAATGACAAGCCTTAAGTCATTGTGGTTACAGGATAATATGTTGTCTGGATTTTTGCCCAGTTCAATTGGCAACTGCACCAAGTTGGAGGAGCTGTATCTATTGAATAATCAACTGAGTGGCAGTCTTCCAGAAACCTTGAGTGAGATCAAAGGCCTCAGGGTTTTTGATGCTACTAGCAATAGCTTCACGGGTGAGATTCCTTTCAGTTTTGAGAAGAACTGCAAGCTGGAAGTATTCATCTTGTCATTCAATTATATAAAGGGTGAAATTCCATCGTGGCTAGGGAATTGCAGGAGCTTGCAACAACTTGGATTTGTCAATAATAGTCTGTCTGGCAAAATTCCAACTTCTCTCGGCTTATTGAGCAACCTCACATATCTTTTACTTTCACAGAACTCCCTGTCTGGGCCGATCCCACCTGAGATTGGCAACTGTCGGTTGCTGCAGTGGCTAGAGTTGGATGCAAACCAGCTGGAGGGCACTGTTCCTGAAGAGTTGGCAAATTTACGGAACTTGTCAAAGCTCTTTCTTTTCGAGAATCACCTCATGGGAGACTTCCCTGAGAATATTTGGAGTATCCAAACCCTTGAGAGCGTCCTTATTTATAGCAATAGATTCACAGGGAAGCTACCTTCagtgttagctgagctgaagCACCTGCAGAACATTACACTGTTTGATAATTTCTTCACTGGAGTCATACCACAGGAGCTGGGTGTTAATAGCCCCTTGGTGCAGATAGATTTCACAAATAACAGTTTTGTTGGTGGTATCCCACCAAACATTTGTTCAGGAAAAGCGTTGAGAATTCTGGACTTGGGGTTTAATCATCTCAACGGTAGCATCCCATTCAATGTTGTGGACTGCCCAAGTCTGGAGCGAGTCATTGTCAAAAACAATAACCTTGATGGGTCTATTCCACAATTCAAAAACTGTGCAAATCTAAGTTATATGGATCTGAGCCACAATTCCTTAAGTGGTAACATTCCTCAAAGCTTCAGCACATGTGTAAACATTACTGAGATAAACTGGACAGAGAACAAGCTTTCTGGGGCAATACCACCTGAAATTGGAAACTTAGTGAATCTGAAAAGACTTGACCTCTCACACAACATATTACATGGTTCAATTCCTGTGCAAATTTCCAGTTGCTCCAAGTTGTATTCACTTGATTTGAGTTTTAACTCTTTGAATGGTTCGGCCCTCAGCACAGTAAGCAACTTGAAGTTTCTGACACAACTACGATTGCAAGAGAATAGATTCAGCGGAGGCTTGCCTGAGTCCCTCTCCCAGTTGGAAATGCTTATTGAGCTGCAACTTGGTGGAAATATTCTTGGGGGTAGTGTCCCTTCATCATTAGGACAGCTGGTGAAACTGGGTACAGCCTTGAACCTTAGTAGCAATGGTCTAGTTGGTGATATTCCACCACAATTGGGTAATTTAGTGGACTTGCAAAACTTAGATTTGTCATTTAATAATCTCTCAGGAGGCCTTGTTACATTGAGAAGTCTAGGTTTTTTGCATGCCTTGAATGTTTCTTACAACCAATTTAGTGGACCAGTCCCAGATAATCTTTTGAAGTTTCTGAGTTCCACACCAAATTCTTTTAATGGAAACCCAGGCCTCTGTATCTCTTGCAGCACCAGTGATTCTTCTTGCATGGGAGCTAATGTTTTGAAACCCTGTGGTGGGTCGAAGAAAAGAGTAGTGCATGGCCGACTCAAAATTGTCCTCATAGTTCTTGGTTCATTATTTGTGGGAGCAGTTCTGGTACTTATACTGTGTTGCATCCTTCTGAAATCTCGAGATCGGAAGAAGCATACTGAGGAAGCAGTCAGTAATATGTTTGAAGGTTCCTCATCTAAATTAAATGAGATTATAGAGGCTACTGAAAATTTTGATGACAAGTATATCATCGGTACAGGTGGTCACGGAACTGTTTACAAGGCAACACTGAGGTCAGGAGATGTTTATGCTATAAAGAAACTTGTGATTTCTGCACACAAAGGTTCATACAAAAGCATGGTTAGAGAACTGAAGACACTAGGAAAAATTAAGCACAGAAACTTGATAAAGTTGAAAGAATTTTGGTTCAGACGTGATAATGGATTCATACTGTATGATTTTATGGAAAAAGGTAGCCTTCATGATGTTCTGCATGTACTTCAGCCAGCACCAACTTTGGACTGGTGTGTGAGGTATGACATAGCTCTCAGCACCGCCCATGGGTTAGCATATCTTCACGATGACTGCCGCCCTGCGATCATTCACCGTGATATCAAGCCATGTAATATACTGCTGGACAAGGACATGGTGCCACATATTTCAGATTTTGGCATTGCAAAGCTCATGGACCAGCCTTCTACTGCTTCACAGACCACTGGAATCGTTGGCACCATTGGATATATGGCCCCAG AATTGGCGTTTTCCACCAAGAGCAGCACGGAGTCCGACGTATACAGCTACGGCGTGGTGCTACTGGAGCTACTCACCAGGAGGACGGCGGTGGATCCCTCGTTCCCCGACAGCACGGACATAGTCGGCTGGGTGTCGTCCGCGCTGAACGGCACCGACAAAATCGAGGCCGTCTGCGACCCGGCCCTCATGGAGGAAGTCTTCGGAACGGTGGAGATGGAGGAGGTGCGTAAGGTCCTGTCGGTGGCGCTCCGGTGCGCGGCCAGGGAGTCGAGCCAAAGGCCGTCCATGGCCGCCGTCGTGAAGGAGCTGACGGGTGTACGGCTTGccactggcggcggcggcggccggtcgTTGTCCGAGTCGAAGCACGGGAAACCGGGATCGCAATCCCACAGCAGCGCGTACTGGCAGtag
- the LOC136469719 gene encoding uncharacterized mitochondrial protein AtMg00810-like — MAECKPCMTPMEERLKLTKASTVTKVDAILYRSIVDGLRYLIHTRPDIAFAVGYVSRFMEDPREDHWASMKRLLCYVKGTVDQGIVFPKIGGSRLQLTVFSNADMAGDIDG; from the coding sequence atggcggagtgcaagccatgcatgactccgatggaggagcggctgaagctgacgaaggccagcaccgtgACAAAGGTGGATGCaatactctaccggagcatcgtcgacgGTCTACGCTACTTaatccacacgaggccggacattgcgttcgccgtgggctacgtcagtcgcttcatggaggatcctagagaggatcactgggcttcGATGAAGCGGCTGCtgtgctacgtcaaggggacggtggatcaagggatcgtcttccccaagataggcggaagcaggctgcagctcactgtgttcagcaatgcagacatggcgggagaCATCGACGGATGA